In one window of Reinekea forsetii DNA:
- a CDS encoding TRAP transporter small permease: protein MLKKIGDFWALTERMALVAVLLSMIGFAVLQIVLRNVFDSSLFWIDPLNRLLVLWLAILGAMVATREQEHISIDVLRHYASGVGLLLLVRLTSAFAALVCGLMTYHSARFVYYEMIEQMPTFSNLPAWPFELIMPLGFLVMTLRFALAAIIPKQVMPS, encoded by the coding sequence TTGTTAAAAAAAATAGGCGATTTTTGGGCCTTGACCGAACGCATGGCGCTGGTTGCGGTATTGCTGTCGATGATTGGCTTCGCCGTACTGCAAATAGTCCTGCGCAATGTCTTTGACAGCAGCTTGTTTTGGATTGATCCCCTCAATCGCCTGTTGGTACTCTGGTTGGCGATACTCGGTGCTATGGTCGCCACCCGAGAGCAGGAACATATCTCAATTGACGTGCTTAGACATTACGCCTCGGGTGTTGGCCTACTTCTATTGGTACGCCTGACATCCGCCTTTGCTGCCCTGGTCTGTGGCCTAATGACCTACCATTCGGCCCGCTTTGTCTACTATGAAATGATTGAGCAGATGCCCACCTTCTCTAACCTCCCGGCCTGGCCTTTTGAACTGATCATGCCGCTCGGGTTTTTAGTGATGACCCTTCGGTTTGCTTTGGCGGCCATTATACCCAAACAGGTTATGCCATCATGA
- a CDS encoding TRAP transporter large permease has protein sequence MSAALSGLLLLAALIGAPLFTIILGGAALGFWSSGIDLMVLPIELYRLTENTLLMALPLFTFAGYLLSESKTADRLVRLSEAALGWLPGGMVLISLLACAFFTMLTGGSGVTIVALGALLVPALKQAGYTDKFAIGLVTTSGSMGLLLPPAIPLILYGIVAQQMNVAVNIQDLFIAGLIPAFLMILSLWGYGLWSQRHQIIPLIPFNWRTLIKEAKNSKWELGIPLIVLGGLLSGWLVISDIAAITALYVLIVEVFIYKDVSLKALPRIATEAMKMVGGILLILGVALAFTNLLVDMEMPAKVFDWVKANIDSRWAFLLCLNIGLLALGAILDIFAALIIIVPLILPVALEYGIDPIHLGIIFVANMQIGYFTPPVGMNLFIASYRFKRPITELYRATIPMMFVLLFVVLVITYWPEMVLFLVR, from the coding sequence ATGAGCGCTGCACTATCCGGCTTACTACTGCTCGCCGCGCTGATTGGGGCGCCACTTTTTACCATTATCTTAGGTGGCGCTGCGTTGGGCTTTTGGAGCTCGGGCATCGATCTGATGGTCCTGCCCATTGAGCTTTATCGATTAACTGAAAACACCCTGCTAATGGCCCTGCCGCTCTTTACCTTTGCCGGCTACCTACTCAGTGAAAGTAAGACCGCCGATCGCTTAGTGCGCCTGTCTGAAGCGGCCCTAGGTTGGCTGCCCGGTGGTATGGTGTTGATATCCCTGCTGGCGTGCGCGTTTTTTACCATGTTGACCGGCGGATCTGGTGTCACCATCGTGGCCCTGGGCGCCTTACTGGTCCCGGCTTTGAAGCAGGCCGGCTATACCGATAAGTTTGCCATTGGGCTGGTCACCACCTCCGGTAGTATGGGGTTGCTGTTGCCGCCGGCCATCCCACTGATACTCTATGGGATTGTTGCCCAACAGATGAATGTTGCCGTAAATATACAGGACCTCTTTATTGCCGGACTCATTCCGGCATTTCTGATGATTCTGTCATTGTGGGGTTATGGCTTATGGAGTCAGCGGCACCAGATCATCCCGCTCATCCCGTTTAACTGGCGCACTCTGATTAAAGAAGCTAAGAATTCAAAATGGGAGCTCGGGATCCCGTTAATCGTCCTGGGCGGCCTGCTGTCCGGTTGGCTGGTGATTTCTGATATAGCCGCGATCACCGCCCTCTATGTTCTGATCGTTGAGGTGTTTATCTACAAGGATGTGTCACTCAAGGCCTTACCCCGCATTGCTACCGAGGCCATGAAAATGGTTGGCGGTATTCTGCTTATCTTGGGTGTGGCCTTGGCCTTTACCAATCTGTTGGTCGACATGGAGATGCCCGCCAAGGTATTTGACTGGGTCAAGGCCAATATTGATAGCCGTTGGGCCTTCTTATTGTGCCTCAACATTGGCCTGCTGGCGTTAGGTGCCATCCTAGACATATTTGCAGCGTTGATCATCATTGTACCGTTAATATTGCCAGTGGCATTGGAATACGGTATTGACCCTATCCATTTAGGCATCATCTTTGTTGCCAATATGCAGATTGGTTATTTTACCCCGCCAGTCGGTATGAACCTCTTTATTGCCAGCTATCGCTTTAAGAGGCCTATTACCGAGCTCTATAGGGCGACCATTCCGATGATGTTTGTGTTGCTGTTCGTGGTCTTGGTGATCACCTATTGGCCAGAAATGGTTTTGTTTTTAGTGCGCTAG